One segment of Nitrososphaerota archaeon DNA contains the following:
- a CDS encoding glycosyltransferase, translating into MQPRADRDHTNSKKSNLRILYITPKKNEIGSIFEVLIRRFAMVTVIGLAEDDSILCYSSANRRIRVSRRRLPRTPGQRNPARYLFFLAWLLTIISQLISSKAIFSDVAICAGSASTLLMTPFRKLKAIRKLVYYVGDFFPQNNSHSTIEQVTANLKSKVEEMAYKEADTIWCYTYALKRKALQTSCSNSKVVDVIPPLYFPVMDLPPDMSKPTIVYIGSIRLDAGIDVILEALSRLPNTIQYPTLKLFGAPVDDTVFPQIEQMATKLGIQEQLDVKGFIDLKELQRELQRALCGVAIFSGGKLNYSNYAYPNKVKSYLENGIVALVGNSSTLREHPEFRDCCLFVQETPEAVANAVSFLMRNPEVAHRMGRAGFELALRERDSPSLLRAIEEVAWR; encoded by the coding sequence ATGCAACCACGAGCTGATCGGGATCACACTAATTCAAAGAAAAGCAACCTCAGGATTCTGTACATAACTCCAAAGAAGAATGAGATCGGATCAATTTTCGAAGTTTTAATTAGAAGGTTCGCCATGGTTACTGTGATCGGGCTTGCTGAAGACGACTCTATACTCTGTTACTCTTCGGCAAATCGGCGAATCAGGGTTTCAAGACGGCGCCTTCCAAGAACGCCGGGACAGAGAAATCCCGCTAGATACCTCTTCTTTTTGGCTTGGCTCCTAACGATTATAAGTCAGCTGATCTCCTCGAAAGCAATATTCAGCGATGTTGCTATTTGTGCTGGTTCTGCTTCCACTTTGCTTATGACGCCTTTCCGTAAACTTAAGGCAATCAGAAAACTTGTATACTACGTTGGGGATTTCTTTCCCCAAAATAACAGTCACAGCACAATCGAACAAGTTACGGCAAATCTCAAGTCTAAAGTGGAAGAAATGGCCTACAAAGAAGCGGACACGATTTGGTGTTACACGTATGCCTTAAAGAGAAAAGCACTACAAACATCATGTTCTAATTCAAAAGTGGTAGATGTAATTCCTCCGTTATATTTTCCAGTGATGGATTTGCCTCCTGATATGAGCAAACCTACAATAGTATATATTGGATCCATAAGGTTGGATGCAGGAATCGATGTTATTTTGGAAGCGCTTTCAAGATTACCGAATACTATCCAGTATCCGACATTAAAGTTGTTTGGAGCACCGGTCGATGACACCGTTTTTCCACAGATTGAGCAGATGGCGACAAAATTAGGTATTCAAGAGCAACTGGATGTCAAGGGATTTATTGATTTGAAGGAGCTTCAGCGGGAACTCCAAAGGGCATTATGCGGTGTTGCGATTTTTAGTGGAGGAAAACTAAACTACTCTAATTACGCTTATCCCAACAAAGTCAAATCGTATTTGGAGAACGGTATTGTTGCTTTAGTCGGAAACTCATCAACACTTAGGGAACACCCAGAGTTTAGAGACTGCTGTCTTTTTGTTCAGGAAACTCCCGAGGCGGTTGCAAATGCTGTCTCTTTCCTGATGAGGAACCCAGAAGTTGCCCATCGAATGGGCCGGGCGGGATTTGAATTGGCTCTTCGGGAGCGTGATTCACCCTCATTGCTTCGAGCGATAGAGGAAGTCGCGTGGCGTTGA